GATGGGCGATCAGGTGAAGGCGCTGGAAAAGGGCGTCGACGTGCTGATCGCGACGCCGGGTCGTCTGATGGACCTGTTCCAGCGCGGCAAGATCCTGCTCACGGGCTGCGAACTGCTGGTCATCGACGAGGCCGACCGTATGCTCGACATGGGGTTCATCCCCGATATCGAAGAAATCTGCACCAAGCTGCCCAAGACGCGGCAGACGCTGCTGTTCTCGGCCACCATGCCGCCGCCGATCAAGAAGCTGGCCGACAAATTCCTGTCGAACCCCAAGCAGATCGAGGTCGCGCGCCCGGCGACGACCAACACCAACATCACCCAGCGGCTGGTGCCGGTGAAGGCCGATCGCAAGCGCGACGTGCTGCGCACGCTGCTGACCCGCGACGAGGTCAAAACCGCGATCATCTTCTGCAATCGCAAGACCACGGTGCGCGAGCTGAACAAGTCGCTGCGCCGGCACGGGTTCAAGTCGGGCGAGATCCATGGCGACATGGAACAGCCGCAGCGGCTGGCCGAACTGGCGCTGTTCAAGTCGGGCGATATCAACATTCTTGTCGCCAGCGACGTCGCCGCGCGCGGGCTGGACATCAAGGGCGTCAGCCACGTCTATAATTTCGATGCGCCGTGGCACCCGGACGATTACGTCCACCGCGTCGGCCGCACCGGCCGCGCGGGCGCGACGGGCACGGCCTATACGTTCGTCACCGCCGACGATGCCGAGAATATCGAGAATATCGAGAAGCTGACCGGCCAGACGATCCCGCGCGAAGAGGTCGCAGTCGAGGCGAGCCGTCCGGCCCGCGACGACGCGCCGCGCGAAGAGCGTCCGCGTCGCGTACGGCGTGGCGGCGGCAACGACCGCAGCGAGGTTGCCGAAGCTCCCCGCACCGCACGGGAGCCGCGTGCGTCGCGCGAGGACCGGGCACCGCGCGAAGAGCGTGATCCGCGTAGCGCCCGCCCGGCGCGGGACGAGCGTCCCTACCGCGAGGATCGCCCGGCCCGTCACGATCGCGATCCGCGCCGCGACGATCGCCGTCGCGGCCGCGATAGTCATGACGACGGTCCCGACGTCGGCTGGAACGGACCGATCCCGTCGTTCCTGGACGTCAAGCTGAGCGTCTGACCCGCCCGCCGGCGACGATGGACGACCCGATCTTTCAGTATTTCCAACCCGTCCGGGTCGCGAGCCCGTGCGTCAATGTCTGCCGTCTGGATGCCGCGACCGGCTGGTGTCTGGGGTGCGGGCGAACGGGTGACGAAATCGGTCGCTGGATGGCGGTCGGCGACGCCGAGCGCGATGCGGTTATGGCGGTCCTGCCGACGCGGATGGCGGCGTTGAAAAACCGGCGCAAGTCGATCGACTGACTCATCCCGCTGCTTCGGAGACGCCCGGAGTAGCGGAAATCGCAAGCTATCGGCCGCAGAGCCAGCCCTTGCCGGAACAGGGGCACCCTCGCTCGGAGCGCCGCTCTTACTTTACCGTCGCGCTGTTTTCCGTCGGCGCCGCCGGCCCCGGTGCAATGCCCAGGTCCGCCAGCGGCTCGCTGGCGGCGACATTGCTGACCGTGGTTTCGGCGATATTGGCCACTACGTCCGGCTTGGCCGCGCCGACCGCAGTCACCGCCTGTTCGGTGCTGGCGTAGTTGAAGACCACGCTGGCCAGGCCGATGAAGATCATCACGGCCCCCAGACCCGTCATCGCCACTCGCACACGCTGTCCCGTCTGGGACGCGTCGGAGGGCGTCGTCGAAGGTTCGGTGTTCTTCACTGTGGCAGAAATGTAACGAAGCTGTCGGGCGCTGTCGAGCCGTTCGATCCTGTCGGCGAACCGTTCATGCCTCAGGCGCCGGTCGACAGCCCCTTCGCCGCCAGCCATTCGGGGTTGTAGAGCGTCGAGAGATACCGAAAGCCACTGTCGCACAGGATCGTCGCGATCCGCTTGCCCGGCCCCAGATCGCGCGCCAGGCGCACCGCGCCGGCGACGTTGATGCCCGACGACAGGCCCAGGCACAGCCCCTCTTCCGCCAGCAGGCGACGGACCCATTCCAGGCCCTCCGCGTCACCGATACGATATTGCGTGTCGATCGGCGCGCCCTCCAGATTGGCGGTGATGCGGCCTTGGCCGATGCCTTCGGCGACTGACGATCCCTCCGACCGCAATTCGCCATGCGCGTAGTAATCGTAGAGCGCGGCGCCATGGGGATCGCTGAGTGCGATGGTGACGGCGTCGTCCTTTTCCTTCAGACCCAGCCCGACGCCCGCGATCGTGCCACCGGTGCCCGCCGCGCAGGTAAAGCCATCGATCCGCCCCTCCATCTGCTGCCAGATTTCCTCCGCCGTCCCGACGATGTGCGCACGCCGGTTCGCGATATTGTCGAACTGGTTCGCCCAGATGGCGTTCGGCGTCTCTTCGGCGATGCGCCGGCTGGTGTGCACGAAATGGCCGGGGTTCGAATAGGGGGCGGCGGGGACCAGGACCAACTCGGCACCCAGCGCGCGCAGCGTGTCCATCTTTTCCCGACTCTGCGTCTCGGGCATGACGATGATCGTCTTGTAGCCCTTGGCATTGGCGACCAGCGCGAGGCCGATTCCGGTGTTGCCGGCCGTGCCCTCCACGATCGTGCCGCCGGGGGCGATGGCGCCGCGCTGTTCGGCATCCTCGACGATGAACAGCGCTGCGCGATCCTTCACGCTGGCGCCGGGGTTGGCGAATTCGCACTTGCCGTAGATGTCGCATCCGGTCGCTTCGCTTGGCCCCTTCAGGCGGACGAGGGGCGTGTTGCCGATCAGCGATAGCGTGTCTTGCGTCGTGTGCATGACGCCTAGATGGCGCGGGCGTCGCGGCGCGGCAATGGCAAGAAGCGCTTGGCCCGAGTCAAATCGGTCTTGGTCAATTTGGCAGCGATTTTCCGGCCGTTCGGCGCAATCCGAATCGCCCCGGGGCTTGGCGGAACGAGTCGGATCCTTACAAAAGACGGGCATGTCCGTTCTCGAATATCTTCATTGCGTGCTAAAACGCGGTCATCGGTTCAAACCTAGCCAGCGGTACGAAGGCATGGAAACCTGCACCTTCTGCCGCAAGCGGCGCAAGGCGACCGGCAAGGCGTTCTGACGCGGCGAACAATCTGACGATCCTGACGCACCCGTGGACGATTTTGCGCGTTTTCCTTTGAAACCCGCACCGCCCCTCCCCTAAATAGGCGCGGCCCGTCCCTCCCCCAGGCGTACAGGATCCATGCGTAGCTTATTGTTCCGATCCACCCTTCTGGCCACTCTGGCCTCACCCGTGCTCGCCCAGCAGGCACCGACCGTCATTCAGTCGACCCCGCTGCCCGCGTCGCAGGCAGCCCCCGCCCAATCGGGCGCGCAATCGACACCGGTCGCGCCAGTCGCCGCCGCCGTCCCGCTGCCACGACTGACCAGCGAGCAGGCCCGCCAGTTGGTGGCGATCATCGAGAGCGGCCGGATCGAACACGGCCTGCGCCATGACGCTGCGGCGGCAAAGGTGACCGCGAGTGACAATGACGCGCTGGTTCGCGCGGCACTCGATTACGCGCGTGCGGTGCGCACCGGGCGTCTGGCGGAGGCGGACTTCAAGGAAGATTGGGGGCTGCGCCCGCAATATTGGGACCCGCTGCCCAGCTTTGCCGATGCCGTCGCCAAGAACAGCCTCGCGCGTTGGGCCCGTCAGCTGCCGCCGCCCTATTCGGGCTATGACGGGCTGAAGGACGGGCTGAAGGCCTATCGCACGATCGAAGCCGCCGGCGGTTGGCCGCGCCTCGCCGCCGGCCCCGACATGGTGATGGGCGCGACCGGCGCGCGCGTGCGCGCGCTGCGCCAGCGCCTCGCCGTCGAGGACGCCCAGGTGGCGAAGACCGGCGACACGTTCGACGCC
The nucleotide sequence above comes from Roseomonas aeriglobus. Encoded proteins:
- a CDS encoding DEAD/DEAH box helicase, with translation MSFADLGLSDELLKAVESSGYTEPTAIQAAAIPSVLMMRDMIGIAQTGTGKTASFVLPMIDILAQGRSRARMPRSLILEPTRELAAQVAENFEKYGVNHKLSMALLIGGVQMGDQVKALEKGVDVLIATPGRLMDLFQRGKILLTGCELLVIDEADRMLDMGFIPDIEEICTKLPKTRQTLLFSATMPPPIKKLADKFLSNPKQIEVARPATTNTNITQRLVPVKADRKRDVLRTLLTRDEVKTAIIFCNRKTTVRELNKSLRRHGFKSGEIHGDMEQPQRLAELALFKSGDINILVASDVAARGLDIKGVSHVYNFDAPWHPDDYVHRVGRTGRAGATGTAYTFVTADDAENIENIEKLTGQTIPREEVAVEASRPARDDAPREERPRRVRRGGGNDRSEVAEAPRTAREPRASREDRAPREERDPRSARPARDERPYREDRPARHDRDPRRDDRRRGRDSHDDGPDVGWNGPIPSFLDVKLSV
- a CDS encoding DUF1289 domain-containing protein; the encoded protein is MDDPIFQYFQPVRVASPCVNVCRLDAATGWCLGCGRTGDEIGRWMAVGDAERDAVMAVLPTRMAALKNRRKSID
- a CDS encoding cysteine synthase A — protein: MHTTQDTLSLIGNTPLVRLKGPSEATGCDIYGKCEFANPGASVKDRAALFIVEDAEQRGAIAPGGTIVEGTAGNTGIGLALVANAKGYKTIIVMPETQSREKMDTLRALGAELVLVPAAPYSNPGHFVHTSRRIAEETPNAIWANQFDNIANRRAHIVGTAEEIWQQMEGRIDGFTCAAGTGGTIAGVGLGLKEKDDAVTIALSDPHGAALYDYYAHGELRSEGSSVAEGIGQGRITANLEGAPIDTQYRIGDAEGLEWVRRLLAEEGLCLGLSSGINVAGAVRLARDLGPGKRIATILCDSGFRYLSTLYNPEWLAAKGLSTGA